The Deltaproteobacteria bacterium genome contains the following window.
ACCCCAACTCGCTGGCTTTCTCCGCCGACTGTCGCGTCAGGTGCTCCCAGTTCTGGTCGTCGGCCAGGAACATACAGTAATTTTCGCCGGCCCAGCCACGCGAACCATAGGTCCAATCAGCACCGACGATGTGCAGGATTTTCCACAGAGGCAGCAGCTCGTCGGGCTCGGTCACGGGTTCGCGGGAATTCTGGTTGAGAAAAATCTCCGCGCCCTCCTTGTCGATGGGGGCCTCCATATCCGCGAACTCCGGCTGGGATTCCCGGCATTCGCTCAAGACATCCTCGACCACATAGCCAAAGTCTTCGGGCGAGGCGCCCATGGCGCTGCCGCTTTCGGTCTTAAGCGCCATATCGCACGATCCCATGATACCCTTGGGCCGCGTTTCCCTGGGCCAGGCGGCCCTGGCCTCGTAGACCAAACGCGGAATGTCGATCTTCATGGGACAGACATAGATACAGCGCTGACACATGGTGCACATCCAGACCCAGGGCGTGGATGTGACCTCTTCGTCCAGGCCCAGGGCGGCCATGCGCAGAAATTTGCGAGGGTCCATGCCTTCCAGGCCAGAGGCCGGACACCCGGCCGAACAGGCCCCGCAGGTCAGACACATATTCAAGTTGCCGCCCTCGGGCAAAAGCTCCTGAACCTTACGCATAAAGGTGCTCTTGCCGTGGCCGACCTCGATAACTTTTCCGTTCAGCATTCCGGTATCCCCCGAAATGGAGTGTTTAAGGGCAATCCGGACAAGGGCCCCGGAGGGCCCCCGCCGTTGTCGCCGTGATCCGTCGCTTTTGGCGGCCGGCTATGCCGTGGCCGAAACGTTGGTCACCTCGCCGGTCTGGTCGTACATCAGGCCGCACCGCAAATCGAAATGCCGGTTGACGCTCATGGTCGGACACGGCGCGTTGATGGACACCTGGACCACCGTGGAGCCCAAAAAGGCTTCCTCGGGGTCGTCGGCCTTGGAATGGTGGGCCATGATGATCAGATCGGCGCCGACCTGCTTGGCCATGTTCAAAATCTCCATGGCCGGGCGCCCGCACCGTCCAACATAGTCGCACGTGGCCACGCCCTGCAGCCGGTCACCGTATTCCTTGCGCAGACGGTCCTCCAGGGCCGCCCTATTTTCGGGTGAATCCGTGCTGGTCTCGGACACGTTCATCAGGGTCAGGCCGGCCTTGTACTGCCGGGCCATCTGACCGCCGTAGCTGACCGCGCATTCCGATTGCTC
Protein-coding sequences here:
- a CDS encoding (Fe-S)-binding protein translates to MLNGKVIEVGHGKSTFMRKVQELLPEGGNLNMCLTCGACSAGCPASGLEGMDPRKFLRMAALGLDEEVTSTPWVWMCTMCQRCIYVCPMKIDIPRLVYEARAAWPRETRPKGIMGSCDMALKTESGSAMGASPEDFGYVVEDVLSECRESQPEFADMEAPIDKEGAEIFLNQNSREPVTEPDELLPLWKILHIVGADWTYGSRGWAGENYCMFLADDQNWEHLTRQSAEKASELGCRVFLNTEUGHVTYSVRAGLEKFGIEHRFEVKNIYEYYAKWIREGKLKVNSDWNKDLGITFTVQDPCQIVR